The Salvelinus fontinalis isolate EN_2023a chromosome 24, ASM2944872v1, whole genome shotgun sequence genome has a segment encoding these proteins:
- the LOC129822587 gene encoding uncharacterized protein LOC129822587 — MLLIKTEVCFFWMVLCYTSFASMGNKHCHDSCNTSTLQAPLGSAVLLSCSFGSTSLGISPGHGWVVWNQGSGSGASLVNITSSGKVDFLDPRQGRVKAFPNQGGLGNFSILIDALQASDLGSYCCELQSHDQCHRVEVEELEEGSHIVLFFSVGSLAILLVLLSGCFCWVKWTRVTTERTPDYINTHFCAGSSAPPEDVACSDNVGRDVAQERGVGNERPIYENNEHDPTRMQHDPTTIQHDPTTIQHDPTTIQHDPTTIQHDPTRIQHDPTRIQHDPTRIQHDPTRIQHDPTRIQHDPTRIQHDPTRIQHDPTRIQHEAQRNQHEPARYKNKLRESSEKRRQGFHGELMSRLRQSSLGQRYYANQAEINQQARVQMDNHKRANEAKTNPEGRSQLDNRQRGSFWRKKPKEQCEYENPIYNSAVTLNKL, encoded by the exons ATGCTCTTGATCAAAACTGAAGTCTGTTTTTTTTGGATGGTATTATGTTACACCTCTTTTGCTTCAATGG GTAACAAACATTGCCATGACTCCTGTAACACATCCACCCTCCAGGCTCCACTAGGCTCTGCGGTGCTCCTGTCATGCAGCTTTGGATCCACCTCTCTGGGCATTAGCCCTGGCCATGGCTGGGTGGTGTGGAACCAGGGCTCTGGTTCTGGTGCCAGCCTGGTCAACATCACGTCCTCTGGGAAG GTGGACTTTCTGGACCCCAGGCAGGGCAGAGTGAAGGCTTTCCCCAATCAGGGAGGTCTGGGGAACTTCTCCATCCTAATCGATGCCCTTCAGGCCTCAGACCTGGGCTCCTACTGCTGTGAGCTGCAGAGTCATGACCAGTGCCATCGAGTGGAAGTTGAGGAACTTGAAGAAG GTTCACACATCGTGTTGTTTTTCAGCGTCGGCAGTTTGGCCATCCTCCTAGTGCTCCTAAGTGGCTGTTTCTGCTGGGTGAAATGGACAC GAGTTACTACTGAAAGAACACCAGACTATATCAACACCCATTTCTGTGCAG GATCCAGTGCACCTCCTGAGGACGTCGCATGTAGTGACAATGTCGGGAGAGACGTGGCACAGGAGAGAG GAGTCGGCAATGAGCGACCGATCTATG AAAACAATGAGCACGATCCAACCAGAATGCAGCATGATCCGACCACAATTCAGCATGATCCGACCACAATTCAGCATGATCCGACCACAATTCAGCATGATCCCACCACAATTCAGCATGATCCCACCAGAATTCAGCATGATCCCACCAGAATTCAGCATGATCCCACCAGAATTCAGCATGATCCCACCAGAATTCAGCATGATCCCACCAGAATTCAGCATGATCCCACCAGAATTCAGCATGATCCCACCAGAATTCAGCATGATCCCACCAGAATTCAACATGAAGCACAAAGAAACCAGCACGAACCAGCTAGATACAAAAATAAATTGCGAGAATCGAGTGAGAAAAGAAGACAGGGGTTTCATGGAG AACTCATGAGCAGATTGCGCCAATCAAGTCTCGGACAGCGTTACTATG CAAACCAAGCCGAGATCAACCAGCAAGCCAGAGTTCAGATGGACAACCACAAAAGAGCAAACGAAGCAAAGACCAACCCGGAGGGCAGATCCCAATTGGACAACCGCCAAAGAG GAAGCTTTTGGAGAAAGAAACCCAAAGAGC aatGTGAATATGAAAACCCTATCTATAACAGTGCAGTCACACTCAACAAACTATAG